The following DNA comes from Chrysemys picta bellii isolate R12L10 chromosome 25, ASM1138683v2, whole genome shotgun sequence.
gtagctccccccccccacgccccattGTTCAGCTGCCGACCCAGACACGGGGGGGCAATCACCCCAGAACAGCCTAGCTCATCCCCGATCCCCTCTGCACAGAGTCCAcccgctctggggctggggcccagGCTGTGGAAGGGAAACGGAGCCCTGCAGTCCCCCAGCTCCCTCTTCTACCAGCAGTGCATGGAGCTGGGGGGCTTGCGAGGCAccgaggggtgcaggggggactgGGCCAGGCCAAGAAGCTAGGACTGACCCGGCTGGGCTGACAGCGTCCCGGGGATCACACCCTCGTCCCctggagaagaggaagaaaggaagatcagagaggagggaggagaagcgaaggagaaagagagagagccaggggcTGAGCGCAGCCCTGCCCAGCAGGGAATCTCACACCACAGCTGCCACCCAGGCGAGATGCGGTGCTGGCGGTGGTCTGTGGGCTCAGAGCGCCCTCCCCGGGCAAAGCCAGGCACTGCACCATCAGCACCCATGTgatggagctgccagggtctgtGGCCAGAGACCCATCAGGGCCGGGGCAAAGGGCACCgcactccagcccagagcctgtcccTGGACTGCTTGTCTTAGCTATTGGCGTCTGTGCCAGAGCCAGGCGGGGCAGGGGATCCCCAAGGGACGGGCTATGGAGAGCAACCGGAGTGATTCAGGAGAGAATCAGGTCCAGCTTACACCCTGGGGGCACAGCTAGCCACCCGGTCGCCTGGGCCGAGGCCCTGGGGACGCTGCTAGCCACCCAGCCGCCTGGGGCAAGGCCCGGGGGCGCTGCTAGCCACCCAGCCACCTGGGCTAAGGCCTTGGGGACGCTGCTAGACAGCCGACCACCTGGGCTAAGGCCTTGGGGACGCTGCTAGCCACCCGGCCACCTGGGCCGAGGCCCTGGGGACGCTGCTAGCCACCCAGCCACCTGGGCCGAGGCCCTGGGGACGCTGCTAGCCACCCAGCCACCTGGGCCGAGGCCCTGGGGACGCTGCTAGACACCTGGCCACCTGGGCTACGGCCCTGGGGACGCTGTTGGCCACCCAGCTgcctgggctgaagccctggggcaCGCTGCTAGACACCCGGCCACCTGGGCTAGGGCCCTGGGGACGCTGTTGGCCACCCAGCCgcctgggctgaagccctgggggaTGCTGCTAGCCACCCGGCCACCTGGGCTAGGGCCCTGGGGACGCTGTTGGCCACCCAGCCGCCTGGGCCGAGGCCCTGGGGACGCTGCTAGACACCCGGCCACCTGGGCCGAGGCCCTGGGGACTCTGCTAGACACCCGGCCACCTGGGCTAGGGCCCTGGGGACGCTGCTGGCCACCCAGCCGCCTGGGCTGAGGCCCTGGGGACGCTGCTGGCCACCCGGCCACCTGGGCTGAGGATGGCGTGGGATGGAGCCTGGAGATGACAAGACGGGGGAGCAGGGATCGCCAGGCCCCGGCACCACGCAGTCATGAGCTGGAATACGTGGCCCGCCCCAGCCTCGTCTGCACTGGGCGTGTAGCCAGGAGTGCAAATCCCCCATACAGACGTGACTTCCACGGCCCGGATGCAGCCTGCCCCCCAAGGCGCCCCTGGGCCGTCGGGGACCTACGGCACATTGACAGCGCGGGGGCAGCGTGAAAGAAATGGATCGCGACAGTTCAGAGCTCAAGGGCTGAGGCTCTTGTGCCATCGTTGGCTTCCGCCTTGCATGCTGTTACGCCTCGATTGCAGCCACGTGCCCCAGGATCCTGCCCCGGCGCGGGGTTTAGGCCCCGCTGGCCAGATGAAAACCAGGCAGGTTAAGACTCAGCCGTTGCTGGACTGATGGTCCAAGGCTCTGTTCGAGGTAAGAATCCCTCGGAGAATAAATCCCAGTCTTGCAGCCAGCCACTGTAGAGAGAGACTCTACTCCCCCCGGCCCCTCTGTCTCCAAGCTTAGCTGTCCTCATCgattttaagatcagaaggaACCATGGTGCCCATCTAGTCGGACCTCCTATGTAACACGGCCTTTAAATCTCATCCCACAACTCCTGCATCCGGAGGGCAAATGGGGCCGTGCCCCTTTATAAAGCCTGCACGTGTTTTATTTGAATGTGGTTTTGTGGGTTTGAGCTTGTTTGTGCCTTACAAATGTTAAGTCTGGTCTTCCCTTGTCTTGTTGGAGGACTCCTGGGAAGAGCTGGAGATGCGTATTCAAGGCTTTCTCTGCCTGTCATTGAACAGATGGGACATTTACTCGAACCCGGAGAGCTTTCCACCCACCTATTCGTTAGGCAGTTGAGTAAAATACGttaacaaaaatcaaacaaaacccaAAGACTTTTGAtcaggctgggcggggggggggggggaaatcacttcTTCCCTCATTGAGTCAAATTTCACTTCCCTGGTATCTATGCTTCTCTCCGCCTCCTTTTTCTACAGAGAGACTCCCAGGAAACAAGGAAGGACAAAATTCAATAAGCAAGaaacaggggaaaaaatagctCTTTAAATAAACCTGTCAGGAAGAGTTGGGcaaaattttttaaacaaatcgtTTATTTACCACAACAGTTCACTACCACCTGAAATTTTCTTcaactttttgatttgctgaaaaattatgaaaaatgttgTCATCATTTTGAtcagatttttcccccccaaaattaccggtgaactgaaaaatccgtTAGTCACCCAGCTCAACTCTCAGGTCCTCTTTATTCATAgattgtagggctggaagggacctcgagaggtcatcgagtccagtcccctgccctcatggcaggaccaaatactgtctagaccatccctgatagacatttatctaacgtgctcttaaatatctcagaGGAGGCAGAAAAGAGCCTTAAACCCAATCCCCACCTTCTAAAACCATACACAGCTTTGCTTGTTTGATCAACACAcctgcttttattttaacaatacaAAGGTCAGACGCACACTCGAAAAGGCCATCAAAGCCGGCTGCATCTGAGCAAGTGTGCAGAGAGTTCAAGACATGACAGATGCCAAAGGACAGTGTTGCATTCGGACAGCTTTTCTTTAGAGTCCATTTTACAGAATCCACTGagatgaaaaaaatataaataatatagacaataattataatagtaataaaaaaccATTGCATTTACAAAAGcatctttcatccaaagatctcaaagtgctttagaaaagTGGGTAGGAATTATGCCCACatcacagagagggaaactgaggcacaaacagggATGGTGATGTCTCTGATTTCACAgtgagttagtggcagagccaggattccaAGCCaagtcctctgctctaaccactagacacggTTGCCTTGCTACATGCTTATTACATACAGTGTGTGACGGATATTGCAACTGCATGCACGGTCTTTGGAGACCAGATTgtgtcacaagaatgattaaggtgaatcacttaGATTATAAACACCTCCGGAGTCTACTTAACACGCCCCCAACCCCAGGCTGGAACAGACTGATTCAAACTGTTTTTTTCAGACATCAGCAAACAAAGAAAGGGCCTTTGGCATAACGAGGCTGGGTTTAAACTGCCTCAGGGCGTCTTTCTGAGCCAGCCAGCGGATGGGAGCGTCTGGCCCCAACCCTTCCAGAAAGACCTTGGCCTACcagggccccataagactgaggGGTGACGGCTTAGCGTGTGCCTAGCAACTTGTCTTTCCAGGTTTACTCTGTAATGGTGTTGCCCTAAGAATGAAGGTGCttgttcagagctggctggtaacttataactgctggCCACCCTGTTTATAGCCCTCGGGGAGAAAGCAAACCCCAAGCGCTGGCCTGCAGGCAGACCGGCTCGCTGGGATATCGCAGTGTACAGCAGGGAGCGGTGCAGACTGAAAATCCCCATCAGGCGGGGGAGAGACGCCCAAAAGAGGCAATCGCTAGAAGCCAGAAACCTTAAATGGGGGCCCTCCAGGGAGCACCGAGAGGGAAtaaaggtgcagttaccctgaaactgcgACGCCGTTTACACGTGAACAGTCCGGAGAAGAGTTTGCTACATTTTCTTAATCGGTCGCCATGGACAAGTCATCTGGCAGCCCGTCCGCCTAGATATTGTAATCCCAGCCAGTCCAGTGGGCATCCCGGCTAGTCCCCGTCTCGAGAGGGCTCCCCTACCAAGCCACAGGGCTGAATGAGAAGCAGCACACGGGCCCTCCGGCAGCCCAGCTGGGCAACGCCAGCAGGTGGCTGTTGAATCATGACTGGTGCAGAGAAAGTAAAGaaggacgtgttatttactccctctcctaacacaagaactaggggccaccaaatgaaatgaataggcagcaggcttaacaCAAACGaacggaagtatttcttcacccaacgcacagtcgacctggggaactccttgccagaggatgttgtgaaggccaagactgtaacaggtgttcaaaaaagaactagatacattcatggaggataggtccatcaatggatttTAGCCAGAGTGGGCagggatggcgtccctagcctctgtttgccagaagctgggaatgggcgacaggggatgaatcactggatgattacctgttctgttcattccttctggggcacctggcttaaATGTCAGCAGGATGCAGGGCCGGTGCTGAGAGCCACCGGGCACCGCTGCGGAGACCTTCCCCTGGCGTCTGGCACCTCACTCGCGAAAGGGCACAGACAGACACGGTCCTGGCCCTGTTCacgttgccattgacttccatagagGCAGGATTGCACCCCGGGGCCCAGATTTCCTCCTGGCCAGTAGGGTTTTTCCTCCATTTCAGGGTGACTCCCATGGAATAGCCCGGAGGTCATGGGGGAAAAGGCCCTGGGCTCCCTTAATGGAGGAGTGGTAGGATTTTTAGGCTCCAAGgccttaaatcccattgaaaccaaGTGAGGGGGAGGTTAAGCACCTGAATGTCGTTGAGAAGAGGATTCAGATTCGACACTGTCcccatcctggcctctctccccactctgcacttgtagggttaccattcgtccggatttacccggacatgtcctccttttcgtgctaaaaatagcgtccgggggggaatttgtaaataactcacaatgtccaggatttcccccctcccctgcagagcagagcgggcggctgggagggctgcaggaaagtcccgggctggactccggagcagcttcctcctccctgcattctgagccggcagctcctcctcctgcagcccggtccggcagcactgtgcagggccaggaccgggttttgtgttgtgcaggggagctcagccatgtgtccggctggcacagagcccaacaccctgttctgagcagcagggtaagggtgccagggaggttctggagggggcagtcaagaaacggggggggggctttttggggggagtggagaaagttttgggcagtcagggtacaggtagggggtagggtcctggggggcagttggggggggtcttaggagggggcagttaggggacaaggaacagggagtcttaggtagggggtggggttctggagggcagttaggagcaggggtcccaggagggggcagtcaggggacaaggagccggggggggggtagggggctgggagttctgggggggagctgtcagggggcaggagtggggagagggatcggagcagtcaggggacagggagcagaggggtttagatgggttgggagttctggggggagctgtcagggggcaggagtggggagagggatcggagcagtcaggggacagggagcagaggggtttagatgggttgggagttctggggggggctgtcagggggtggggagtggttggatgggggggtgggggggtgggtaagggttggggcagtcaggggacaagaggcaaggaggcttagatagggagtggagtcctggggggcagttaggggcaggggtccccaggagggggcagtcaggggacaaggaacggggggagggttgggggttctgggggggcgggaagtgggaggggcaggggcgggggctagggcggggctcctcccgtcctcttttttgcttgttgaaatatggtaaccctatgcacttgcctcttccccccggccatagcaaacaaaccaaacactcTCCTCTTTGCGATTCCTCCCTCTCGGCACCCCAGCGCCTCCCAATCCCCCCACTTCGGTCTCTCTGATCATAagcggagcagggcagggacccTCTTCATGCTGCGCCGTGCGCAGCCCCGAGCACATGGGCGGCACTTAACCCCAGTGAGAGGCAGCCCCGGGGTCCatgtggagaggggcagggttaGAACCGTAGAAGCAGAGTGAGCAGGGCTCTGATCGGGGGCATCCGAGCACTGCGTGGATCTTCATGGCCTTTCCGTTGCCCTCTGCTTGAAGGAGGAGGCCTTTTTGGAAGCTTTCGTGGGGCCAAGGCTCTGTTCTGCAACTGGAGGCTTCCAGTTGTGCCCCCGTCTCTGGAACTCCTGGATGTAGAGGCTGCCCGGCTTCGTCTCGCTCCTGGCTTGGCCATCGTCTTTCTTTCCCTCTTGCTTTTTGCGGAACAGAACGTTCACGTAGATTGCCTGCCCTGGATTTCAAACAGAGGTTATGCCGGAAAGCGTTAATGGCTGCCGTCAAGCACGGACGGTCACAGACCTGGTCAAAGCCGCTGAGTGTGCTAAGCATACTTCTTTCAGCCTAAGAGAAAGGAGCAAGTAAGCCCTTTTGTGGCGTGAGATAGCTGGAGATAGTGGGAGACAACAGAAGCCACCGCCCAAGGCAATCGACCACATGGCAACACCTGTGTGGAGCTAAGCCGTGTGGCCTGAGGGGTTTCCCTTGGACTGGTTGCAAACGCATGAGCGAGGGGATTGCTTGGCAAGCTGTGGATGTGAGCAAGGCAGAAAACCAGCAGATATCAAGAGAAGTCATTGTGAGCATGGCGCTGAGAGGGTGAGAGAGAGCTCCATGGGGTACAGGAAATGAAAAAGGGCCCTGTGTCTGGATGAGACAgcgtgtgtgtgtcggggggggagggggttcaagAAGCAGAATGGAATCCGTACAAGATACCCAGGGCTAACGGCTTCCCCTGTTGGTAAATACCCGCTGCGGCCTTTAATAACCAGGAGGGGTCAGGCGGGACGTCACCTCTAGCAGCGCTGCGCCCCCTGGCGTCACACTGGGATACTGCCTTGTGGGAGAGCTGCATCCCCTCAGCCATCAGTACCCCCTTGGAAATCTGCCGTCCCAGTGCagaccccagctcacccctgcttgGTTTGCACCAGTGGAGCAACTCAGAGAAGTGGGGATGCAGGGAGCTTGTAGCTAGCAAGTGCTAGGGGCCAGCGCAGCAGCTTCCCAGCTGGTGGGTCTTAAACTCCCCTGCCGTGCCATGGGTAAGGGGCGATTTTAACCACACGCCCTCTTGTATGTAGACACGGCTTCTATCAAAGTCCCCGCCGTCTGCAGCCGCTGGAGGGCAGCACTGCTCAGCCAGCCCCCCTTGGTATAGGAAGAACAGCTGGGATCTCTGCCCAGGTGACTCCCACAGGCAGGGGGTCGCTCATTGAGGTGGCCCATGGGGTCACAGATCCCAGGGGGATCCTTGCCACCCCCGGCTGGCGGTCTCTCAGCCAGCTAGCCACTGCGAAGGGCAGGGTCCCTGCTCCATCCCTGGGGACGTGGGCTGCAGTGGGAGTCCCTGGGCGCTCTCTTACCTGCATCTCTGCGCCTGCGTTTGTAGCAGCAGATcatggcaggcagcagcagcagcgcggtAACGGCCAGCGCCCCAGCCAGACCCAGCCACAACACTAGATCTGAAACAGCGGGACAGAGCCGTCAGTCTCTCCGGGTGCCCCACCCTGTCCCGTCCGCAGCACCCTCCACCTGGAGACAGGCAGCCCCGTCCGAGGGGAAGCGCTGGCCTGGTGCTGCGACTCACCCCGGAGTCCCTGCTCCAGGTTCCTTGCTGGGGCACCATGTCCTGTGACGATGCCATGGCTCGCTGCCATGGGGAATgcccggggctgggccaggcctgggCAGTGGGGGCTAGGCGGGGGCCTCGTGGCTTTGGAGGCCAAAAGTGATGTTCCAGAATCAATTTCAAGGGCTTATTAGCCACAGTCAGGGCCTGGCCCAGGTGCTCTGACCCTGGGTCCAAGTGTAGCAAGGAGAGATCTGGAGGCCGCAGGAGAGGTTTGGGTGGGTGCGACCCGGGTCTCCCGGAGGGGCAAAGTGGGGGGAAGTCTGGATGGGCATGACCCCTGGGAACCACGCGGGTGTAATCCTGTGGGTTTAATGCCTCTCACCTCTGCTATGATTCCTCAgccaccctcctccttctgctgctgctgtcgaGAGAAATAAACACCGGTCACTGGGCGACTTCCCCAGCCCCCTTGCTCTGCGTCCTGGGCCAGGGTTCACTGCACTCCTGAAGACGGCCCTATTTCATTCGCGATCCCTGGCAATCACGGATCCCGCCACAcgaggctcccctccccccaccccgccccgcccttTGGATCTGAATTTGCTTTCTCTGCCCGGCGCACGGTTCTGCACACCTGTCGGGTGTGCCATTCGCACGCCACAAACACGCGACATCTGTGAAGTGTGAAAGGCCGTGGCGGCCGGACTCCACGTCTACAGCAGTTGTGTTACGACTTTCAGTCGCCTGGCTTTTGCATCGTGAGGGCTGGTTGGCAAAGACATTCGCAGGCATCCCATAATACTTGAGTGTTTATATCGCTCcagcaaatttttcttaaacaaataggtcTACTCCGGCTTCTCCAAATGGCCGCTATTGATAACAGCCCATGATTGCTTTTCCGtgattttccatgtcttgtccGCAACTCGGCCTCAATAATTTGAAGACCCTCCCACCTTACTCCCGACCCACGCCCAGGCCTCCTAGACGCCACGGTGATGGGCACGTGAGTTAGATTAGCCAGGCTGGCTTCGGAGGGGAACGCGCCACGACATCAGATATTTCCGTGGCCACAAAGTGATGCGAGAGAGAAATTCATCACAACCCGTGAGGTTACCTCCTTTACCGTGGTGAATGCCATGCCAACAGCATTTTCCAATGCCGCGCACTGCGAGAGCCCAGCCTGGGCAGGGTCGAGGCTCAGCGTGGGGCACTGCCCACACAGACTCTATGGCCTGGCTTCCCCGCCCGCCCCCAGGGGATGCTGAGAGGGCTGGGCAGCTGGGGACCGAGCGAGCCAGCTGCAGGGAGCTCATTGGGGACCACCCAGCAATTAGCACACAGGCCATCTGTGTTCCTCGCTCACTGGCCAGAGGGTGCCCGGCTGGGGAATTCTGTCTGCAGGGTTCCAGCCAGCCCTGAACTGGGAGCCGCTCCCAGCAAGGTCCCAattgggtgcagtggggggcgCTCGGGGGGTGGCCATATGGGATCTGCAGGAGACACGCAGGCAGACACAGTCTGCAGTGTGCATAAAGCCACAAGGCAGAGAAGAGGGTGCTCCCGGGGAGGAGGCTGGAAGAAGACAGGGTGCCGAGCCCACGGGGGAGAGGGGTCCGCAGGGGGCAGGCGGGGCCCAGGGCCCATAAGGTGGGCATGCAGCCTGccgtggggaggagagaggcagcCGAGGGGGCTGCAGGATGCAGGGCCCCGGGCAGGTTGCGCTGTGGTTTCGGCAGCTCGCGCCGTGGGTGGCACATGAGAACGGAAGCGCAGCCCTGATGGGAAGTGAGAAACCCAACATCCGaccggggagggggatggagagacccccacccagcacctgctgcGGGgtgcagccggggggaggggaggggctctcCCAGTAAGTGGAGCTGTAGAGAACAGGCCCCCCTCTTCTCCTAGGGAGCAGGCAGTGCTCTCAGATGCTGCCCCATCCATCTGGAGCCAGATCATCCCCCTTACCTAGGGGCAGATCCTTTCTGGTGCTGATCCCTGGAGCAGGCCCACTGGCCCCACTGGGAGTGAGTTACAggtcccccgccccgccctggcAGCACCCCTGCCCCCTACCTGAGGTATTCAGCATCGTCCCATTGCCCGTGGCATCCAGATACACCGGGATCTCCACAGTGGCTTTGCACACGTACCACCCCACATCATCTTCACGGATGTTGTCCATCCTCAGGGTGAAGTTAGGGGGGTGCCCGGTGAAGCTGAGGCGGGCGTCATCACAGGCCCCCATGCTCCTGCAGCAGTTGGAGATGCTGGTGTTGTTCAGCAAGACCTGGCAGAAAGCCCTCGGGGCACTGTCCCTCTGCCACTCCACACGGAGCCGCTCCCAGTGCTGGGCAACGTCGATCTGGCAGGACAGCTCCACCAAGCCCCCCAGCggggccaggatccgggcaggaTCTTGCCTCACTTGCAGggtctctgcttccttgctggcGGCAAGAAGAAAGGCTGAGGGGAAGAAGAGACAGGAGATAGAAACTCCACCAAGGGCAGCCGCATAGAGACACTCCCAccgtggatctcaaagcacctccCAAAGATGGCTTTTACTGCCCtcatttcacagatagggaagCCCAGGTACAGAGACAGGCAGTGACTTACGTAAGCAGACACAGTTGGTAtcgaacccaggagttctgactcccaggCCCCCCCAACCACACTCACTCCCAGAACCAGGGGTAGTCCTGACCCTtcgcctcctgctctaaccaccagatgACACGGCCTTTGGACCAAACTCCTTCTCTCAAAGGCACCAGATCTGAGATCCCACGTACAGCCTTGGGGACCCCGTCAGAACAGCTTTGAGCCTGACTGACCTCCAGACCAGCCATCCTGGGTCACAGATCCCAGGTCCCCTTCCTTGTCAGAACATCCTTCCCCTGAAGAACAGGCCCTGCCGGTGCGTCTGCCCAGGCACCAGTGGT
Coding sequences within:
- the TMIGD2 gene encoding transmembrane and immunoglobulin domain-containing protein 2; translation: MHCLNLGRRVSQRLSNRCWRPPESRLSGASLPQAAMRRLGERLRLLLLAAFLLAASKEAETLQVRQDPARILAPLGGLVELSCQIDVAQHWERLRVEWQRDSAPRAFCQVLLNNTSISNCCRSMGACDDARLSFTGHPPNFTLRMDNIREDDVGWYVCKATVEIPVYLDATGNGTMLNTSAAAEGGGWLRNHSRDLVLWLGLAGALAVTALLLLPAMICCYKRRRRDAGQAIYVNVLFRKKQEGKKDDGQARSETKPGSLYIQEFQRRGHNWKPPVAEQSLGPTKASKKASSFKQRATERP